In Deltaproteobacteria bacterium, a genomic segment contains:
- a CDS encoding iron-sulfur cluster assembly accessory protein, with the protein MIQITETAAKKIQNLKLEENQPESSLLRVEVKKGGCSGLSYKMNFDSSVKPDDKTFESFGAKVVVDKESFLYLVGMVMDYSGGLNGKGFVFNNPNATKSCGCGSSFNV; encoded by the coding sequence ATGATTCAGATTACAGAAACAGCTGCAAAAAAAATTCAAAACTTAAAGTTAGAAGAGAATCAGCCAGAAAGTTCTTTACTGAGAGTTGAAGTTAAAAAAGGTGGTTGCTCTGGACTATCTTATAAAATGAATTTTGATTCTTCAGTTAAGCCTGATGATAAAACTTTTGAATCCTTCGGGGCCAAGGTCGTGGTAGATAAAGAGAGTTTCCTTTATCTTGTAGGCATGGTTATGGATTATTCAGGTGGACTCAATGGCAAGGGGTTTGTATTTAATAATCCAAATGCCACAAAAAGTTGTGGATGCGGTTCAAGTTTTAATGTTTAA
- a CDS encoding DUF58 domain-containing protein yields MVKKWFQKLSVKLKSRFENKLREQKKPYIVPSKFGIYFGSGILVIILLAFTYANQLLYLIAFFYSSFLFIVMHLTNNNMKHLKIDSFFIPSFFRDQKGKISITIKNEHLKYNSRFVYLSIQQFKIKKEILLIKPMETISLFIDFEAEQRGLFPYPQVNLGTTFPFGIFYSWKRIGRKLNYFVYPFRDGNKDLPYSDFNESKDPSIINKIAESSLEGDFTMHKDYTQHDSFKRIDWKVFARKNKLYVKVYDKESRQILFINFEEHLRDLDPSSFEKKISQLTKWISISLKNSIPCFIKFTHKNIELLQTPKDYENIFQVLALEKHDSKIHGSRRKEAAHVSL; encoded by the coding sequence TTGGTAAAAAAATGGTTTCAGAAATTATCAGTCAAACTCAAATCCCGGTTTGAAAATAAATTAAGAGAACAGAAAAAACCCTATATTGTCCCTTCCAAATTTGGTATCTATTTTGGTTCTGGGATACTTGTAATCATCTTGCTAGCTTTCACTTATGCCAACCAACTTCTTTATCTTATTGCTTTTTTTTATTCCAGTTTTTTGTTCATCGTTATGCATCTTACAAATAACAATATGAAACACCTCAAAATAGATTCTTTTTTTATTCCTTCTTTCTTTCGAGATCAGAAAGGGAAAATTTCTATAACTATAAAAAACGAACATTTAAAATACAATTCAAGATTTGTTTATCTTTCGATTCAACAGTTCAAAATAAAAAAAGAAATTTTACTCATTAAGCCTATGGAAACAATTTCACTTTTTATTGATTTTGAGGCGGAACAAAGGGGCCTATTTCCTTACCCTCAAGTGAATTTAGGAACTACTTTTCCCTTTGGAATATTTTACAGCTGGAAAAGAATAGGTCGAAAATTAAATTATTTTGTTTATCCGTTTCGTGATGGCAATAAAGACTTACCCTACTCCGATTTCAATGAATCAAAAGACCCAAGTATAATAAACAAAATTGCTGAATCATCTCTTGAAGGTGATTTTACCATGCATAAAGATTACACTCAACATGATAGCTTTAAAAGAATTGACTGGAAAGTTTTTGCAAGAAAGAACAAGCTGTATGTCAAAGTTTACGACAAGGAAAGTCGTCAAATTCTTTTCATCAATTTCGAAGAACATCTGCGTGATCTTGATCCCTCTTCCTTTGAAAAAAAGATCAGTCAACTTACAAAATGGATTTCCATTTCACTGAAAAATAGTATCCCTTGTTTTATTAAATTCACACATAAGAATATAGAGCTCTTACAGACTCCTAAAGATTACGAAAATATATTTCAAGTATTGGCCTTAGAAAAACATGATTCCAAAATACATGGTTCTAGGAGAAAAGAAGCCGCACATGTCTCTCTCTAA
- a CDS encoding cysteine desulfurase, with the protein MIYLDYNSSTPVDPAVLKEMTPYFMENFGNPSSQGHTWGWTAENAVQKSRKQIANLLHCDPKEIFFTSGATESNNWVLFGLFHQFHKLNQKIHIISSPIEHNSVVNTLNYLKQFGVEVDWLTPNRFGLIHPQEIKQKIKPHTKLISLMWVNNEIGSINPMEEIGDLAKEHQIYFHTDGTQAVGKIKINLHHDKIDLLSLSGHKIYGPKGIGVLYKRKSLPHVQLDPLLLGGGQENGERSGTLNVPGIVGIGQACALINENLEGEIQHQRQLSKQFYSQIQNLYPEVQLNGPQDFAQRSPMNLSLTFPEYLGTDLSSRLVGLGVSSGSACSTGKIASSHVLKGIGLSPMEAARTLRISIGRMTTTEDLAQAISIFKTLKS; encoded by the coding sequence ATGATCTATTTGGATTACAATTCATCAACCCCCGTTGACCCTGCCGTATTAAAGGAAATGACTCCCTATTTTATGGAGAACTTCGGAAACCCCTCTAGTCAGGGTCATACTTGGGGCTGGACCGCTGAGAATGCCGTTCAAAAATCCAGAAAACAAATTGCAAACTTGCTTCACTGCGATCCAAAAGAAATCTTTTTCACTTCAGGAGCTACGGAATCTAATAATTGGGTCCTATTTGGACTCTTTCATCAATTTCATAAATTGAATCAAAAGATTCATATCATTTCCTCGCCGATTGAACATAATTCTGTGGTCAACACTTTGAATTACCTGAAACAGTTCGGAGTTGAAGTGGACTGGCTGACGCCCAACCGCTTTGGTCTCATCCATCCACAGGAAATTAAACAAAAAATAAAACCACATACTAAATTAATTTCCTTAATGTGGGTCAACAATGAAATTGGATCCATAAATCCCATGGAGGAAATAGGAGACCTGGCAAAAGAACATCAAATTTATTTTCATACCGATGGCACCCAGGCTGTTGGAAAAATTAAAATTAATTTGCATCATGACAAGATAGATCTGTTATCTTTGTCAGGACACAAGATTTATGGCCCCAAAGGAATTGGTGTTTTGTACAAACGGAAAAGCCTTCCCCATGTTCAGCTGGACCCTTTGCTTCTGGGGGGAGGGCAAGAGAATGGTGAACGATCAGGAACCTTAAATGTTCCTGGCATTGTAGGCATTGGCCAGGCGTGCGCCCTCATCAATGAAAACCTAGAAGGAGAAATTCAACATCAGAGACAGCTATCAAAGCAGTTCTATTCCCAAATTCAAAACCTCTATCCTGAAGTCCAACTTAATGGCCCACAAGACTTTGCACAAAGAAGCCCTATGAATTTATCTCTGACCTTCCCAGAGTATCTTGGAACGGATCTCAGTAGCCGGTTGGTGGGTCTGGGTGTTTCTTCAGGATCAGCATGTAGTACGGGAAAAATAGCGTCAAGTCATGTTTTAAAAGGCATAGGTTTAAGCCCCATGGAAGCTGCCAGAACGCTGAGAATCAGCATCGGAAGGATGACAACGACCGAGGATTTGGCTCAAGCCATATCTATATTCAAAACACTTAAAAGCTAA
- a CDS encoding MoxR family ATPase encodes MKPIVQSLIEKASTVIYDKSEEILLCLTCILSEGHLLIEDVPGVGKTTLVHTIAKLLDFQFSRIQFTNDLLPSDIIGNVIFDQEKKEFKFFEGPLFANLVLADELNRANPRTQSALLQAMEEFQVSQDKKTYNLPIPFILIATQNPKTQIGTFQLPESQLDRFLMSLELNFADKESELKIFQGKDSRKYIKELTPLLKSQDLILHQQECQKVYLSPLIAEYIYSLVHFTRNNSLYSPLSTRAGLALAKASKSYAYIQNREFVLPEDVQKIAPSVLGHRLGLSEGVKLGKKMVSEIISQTQIPV; translated from the coding sequence ATGAAACCCATCGTTCAGTCTCTTATAGAAAAAGCTAGCACTGTCATCTATGATAAATCAGAAGAAATTCTTTTGTGTTTAACCTGTATTCTTTCCGAAGGACATCTTCTAATTGAAGACGTCCCCGGAGTTGGAAAAACGACGCTGGTTCATACAATTGCCAAACTTTTAGATTTTCAATTTTCAAGAATTCAGTTTACTAATGATCTTTTGCCTTCTGATATTATCGGCAATGTGATTTTTGATCAGGAAAAAAAAGAATTTAAATTCTTCGAAGGACCTTTGTTTGCTAATCTGGTTCTTGCTGACGAATTAAATAGGGCGAATCCACGAACTCAGAGCGCCCTCTTACAAGCCATGGAAGAATTTCAAGTTTCCCAGGACAAAAAAACCTATAACTTACCCATTCCTTTTATTCTCATTGCCACTCAAAATCCAAAAACTCAGATTGGCACTTTTCAGCTTCCAGAAAGTCAATTAGATCGTTTTTTAATGTCCCTAGAACTTAATTTTGCGGACAAAGAATCAGAATTAAAAATTTTCCAGGGAAAAGATTCTCGGAAATATATTAAAGAGCTCACTCCGCTTTTGAAGAGCCAGGATCTTATTCTTCACCAACAAGAATGCCAGAAGGTCTATCTTTCTCCCCTAATTGCAGAGTATATTTATAGTCTTGTGCATTTCACTCGAAATAATTCTCTTTATTCCCCCTTATCTACACGAGCTGGATTGGCATTAGCCAAAGCTTCCAAATCCTATGCTTACATCCAAAATAGAGAATTTGTTTTGCCTGAAGACGTGCAAAAAATCGCCCCATCTGTTCTTGGTCACCGATTAGGTCTTAGCGAGGGAGTTAAACTTGGTAAAAAAATGGTTTCAGAAATTATCAGTCAAACTCAAATCCCGGTTTGA
- a CDS encoding DUF3488 domain-containing protein translates to MSLSKIVDSYSWLTFSIALSSLALVPDIPVWITAASAFFWCWKLMIFSFKLASPSKITTGFFSFLFFVLIYLEFKTYLGKESATSYIVILASLKLLEFTEEKEKDFIILLGFFLTSAKFLFSYDLLFLFISVPIYIILTLNLLPSRWIKENKILAVKYLFKIFLLAAPLSLLLFFLFPRITKTLTSININSKEGVSGFSDAISPGSISELSLSNEIAFRLEIYHNKYFTNKNLYLKGLVLEKNSSSMNWGVHNKHFQLTPATPVLEMDYKLILEPSQQMNLFALPSTNSLFSEAHKVYYDHNKIYRTDSMIEKRISIRGSIGVTNDKVSEESKNLNLELLPVKNEIEPRKDFSQNHEKFKKLISELKSKSNSSNDINSHILNFFKNGGFQYTLSPGIDKNLSLETFLFKTKKGYCEHFAAAHAALLRHSGVPARVVVGYQGGEYNSLGEFWTIRQKDAHAWVEYLNESFFWVLTDPIGIIAPNRIELGGQLFSSYISDNLTVQEIQNKMNSKDFINKTLMWFENLNYQWNAFLIDFDFDKQKLLLKELNLTTGSAILLLLFVLIGLSFINKILGRSPLPKPYSFLSFNKINEWAESYHLGKRDQEGPLDWKERILEHFKTSSNSSSSSKKIDPSLFFQSIDEIFDLWIQISYASAETPAHLKSKYVTLLKKIKLLKKRTQ, encoded by the coding sequence ATGTCTCTCTCTAAAATTGTCGACTCTTACTCATGGCTTACCTTTTCTATCGCGCTGAGTTCTTTAGCCTTGGTTCCAGATATTCCTGTTTGGATCACTGCCGCGTCCGCCTTTTTTTGGTGTTGGAAACTAATGATTTTTTCTTTTAAATTGGCGAGCCCTTCAAAAATAACTACGGGGTTCTTTTCTTTTCTTTTTTTCGTCTTGATCTATTTAGAATTTAAAACCTATCTGGGAAAAGAATCAGCAACGAGTTATATTGTTATTCTCGCCAGCTTAAAACTTCTTGAATTCACTGAAGAAAAAGAAAAAGATTTCATTATCCTTCTGGGATTTTTCTTAACCTCAGCTAAATTTCTTTTTTCCTATGATCTTTTATTTTTGTTTATTTCCGTACCCATTTATATAATTCTTACTTTAAACCTCTTACCCAGCCGGTGGATCAAGGAAAATAAAATTCTAGCCGTAAAATATCTTTTTAAAATTTTTCTTCTCGCGGCCCCCTTAAGTTTGTTGTTGTTTTTTTTATTTCCAAGAATTACAAAAACTTTAACATCCATAAACATCAACTCCAAAGAGGGTGTCTCCGGTTTTTCTGATGCTATCTCTCCGGGTTCCATCTCGGAACTAAGCCTTAGCAATGAAATTGCTTTCAGGCTAGAGATCTATCACAACAAATACTTCACTAATAAAAATCTATATCTCAAGGGCCTCGTTTTAGAAAAGAACTCCTCATCCATGAACTGGGGAGTCCATAACAAACACTTCCAGCTAACCCCAGCAACTCCCGTTCTTGAAATGGATTATAAACTGATTTTAGAACCCTCACAGCAAATGAACCTATTTGCTCTCCCAAGCACGAATAGTCTGTTTTCTGAGGCTCATAAAGTCTATTATGATCATAATAAAATCTACCGTACCGACAGTATGATTGAAAAACGAATTTCTATTCGAGGATCTATTGGTGTCACCAATGATAAAGTCTCTGAAGAATCCAAGAACCTCAATCTAGAACTCTTGCCCGTCAAAAATGAAATAGAGCCGAGGAAGGATTTCTCTCAAAATCATGAAAAATTCAAAAAATTAATAAGCGAGCTTAAATCCAAATCAAATAGCAGCAACGATATCAACTCTCATATTTTAAACTTTTTTAAAAATGGTGGATTTCAATATACTCTTTCTCCGGGAATCGACAAAAACCTATCCTTAGAAACTTTTTTATTCAAAACCAAAAAAGGGTACTGTGAGCACTTTGCTGCGGCCCATGCTGCCTTGTTAAGACACTCTGGAGTTCCCGCAAGAGTCGTGGTTGGTTACCAAGGTGGTGAGTATAATTCGCTTGGTGAATTTTGGACCATCCGACAAAAAGACGCCCATGCTTGGGTTGAGTATTTGAACGAATCTTTTTTTTGGGTCTTAACAGACCCCATCGGCATCATCGCACCCAACCGTATCGAGCTCGGCGGGCAACTCTTTTCAAGTTATATTTCTGATAATTTAACAGTTCAAGAAATTCAAAACAAAATGAATTCAAAGGATTTTATAAATAAAACTCTGATGTGGTTTGAGAATTTAAATTATCAATGGAATGCTTTTTTAATAGATTTTGACTTTGACAAACAGAAACTGCTTTTAAAAGAACTCAATTTAACAACAGGTTCGGCGATCTTACTTTTATTGTTTGTCTTGATTGGCTTATCTTTTATCAATAAAATTTTAGGCCGCTCTCCCTTACCAAAGCCCTACTCCTTTTTGTCTTTTAATAAAATTAATGAATGGGCCGAATCCTATCACTTAGGAAAACGAGATCAGGAGGGCCCTCTAGATTGGAAAGAAAGAATCTTAGAACATTTTAAAACTTCTTCTAACTCTTCTAGTTCTTCTAAAAAAATCGATCCATCACTTTTTTTTCAGTCTATTGATGAAATCTTCGACCTTTGGATTCAAATTTCTTATGCTTCCGCAGAAACTCCAGCTCATCTTAAATCCAAATACGTCACGCTTCTTAAAAAAATAAAATTGCTGAAAAAGAGAACACAGTGA